In the Streptomyces sp. NBC_00525 genome, one interval contains:
- a CDS encoding ROK family protein translates to MNGKVTTTRTKLERGRSALGPALELVHTGRAPTRAVLTSELGVTRATAGAVASELEALGLIQVDSRPGSAAGSQGRPSHRLAVRESGPVAVAAQVHADGFRAALVGLGGRLVATAPGCVTITADPAQVIGEVVDHCARLLRDSGLRCVGAGLAVPSAVAEPEGTALNPLHIAWPAGAPVREIFATCVREAGIEGPAFTGNDVNLAALAEHRHGAGREAQHLLCVATGHRGVGGALVLDGRLHTGSSGLALEVGHLTVHPEGRPCHCGGRGCLDVETDPLAFLTAAGRTPGPEESLLKQSGDLLRNEYDDPAVRAAAEELIDRLGLGLAGLVNILNPDRIILGGLHRALLDADPERLRAVVADRSLWGRSGSVPILPCTLDHNSLVGAAELAWQPVLDDPLGALA, encoded by the coding sequence ATGAACGGCAAGGTGACCACCACCCGGACGAAGTTGGAGAGGGGCCGCAGCGCGCTCGGACCCGCACTGGAACTGGTCCACACCGGACGCGCGCCCACGCGCGCCGTTCTCACGTCCGAACTGGGGGTCACCCGGGCCACGGCGGGCGCGGTCGCCTCCGAACTCGAAGCGCTCGGCCTGATCCAGGTCGACTCCAGACCCGGCTCGGCGGCCGGTTCCCAGGGCCGGCCCTCGCACCGGCTGGCCGTCCGCGAGTCCGGCCCGGTGGCCGTCGCCGCCCAGGTGCACGCGGACGGCTTCCGCGCCGCGCTCGTCGGCCTCGGCGGCCGGCTCGTGGCGACCGCGCCCGGCTGCGTCACCATCACCGCCGACCCGGCCCAGGTCATCGGCGAGGTGGTGGACCACTGCGCCCGGCTGCTGCGGGACAGCGGACTGCGGTGCGTAGGAGCCGGGCTCGCGGTGCCCTCGGCCGTCGCCGAACCGGAGGGCACCGCCCTCAACCCGCTCCACATCGCCTGGCCGGCCGGCGCCCCGGTCCGTGAGATCTTCGCCACCTGCGTCCGCGAAGCGGGCATCGAGGGACCGGCGTTCACCGGCAACGACGTCAACCTGGCCGCGCTCGCCGAGCACCGGCACGGCGCCGGACGCGAGGCCCAGCACCTGCTCTGTGTCGCCACCGGACACCGCGGCGTCGGTGGCGCCCTCGTCCTCGACGGCCGCCTGCACACCGGGAGTTCGGGCCTCGCCCTGGAGGTCGGCCACCTCACCGTCCACCCCGAGGGCCGCCCCTGCCACTGCGGCGGACGCGGCTGCCTGGACGTGGAGACCGACCCGCTCGCCTTCCTCACCGCGGCCGGGCGCACTCCGGGCCCCGAGGAGTCGCTGCTCAAGCAGTCCGGCGACCTGCTGCGCAACGAGTACGACGACCCGGCGGTGCGCGCCGCCGCCGAGGAGCTGATCGACCGGCTCGGCCTCGGGCTCGCCGGCCTCGTCAACATCCTCAACCCGGACCGGATCATCCTCGGCGGACTGCACCGCGCCCTGCTCGACGCCGACCCCGAACGCCTGCGCGCGGTGGTGGCCGACCGCAGCCTGTGGGGCCGCAGCGGCAGCGTCCCGATCCTGCCCTGCACCCTCGACCACAACAGCCTGGTCGGTGCGGCGGAGCTGGCCTGGCAGCCGGTCCTGGACGACCCGCTGGGCGCCCTGGCCTGA
- a CDS encoding TetR/AcrR family transcriptional regulator, with amino-acid sequence MSAIRGARERARTEVTAAIKDEARKQLAAEGAAKLSLRAVARELGMVSSALYRYFPSRDELLTALIVDAYDAVGEAAERAHRTAAGTPGTTGTARWVAVALAVRAWALAHPHEYALIYGSPVPGYTAPQDTVGPAARVGMVLIAVVEDAYRDEDRELPPLPDELRPEAERIAADVAPGLAPEVAAPLVAAWSQLFGLVSFEVFGQFHKVVEAREVFFRRAVTELARTVGLTTR; translated from the coding sequence ATGAGCGCTATCCGGGGAGCCAGGGAACGGGCCCGCACCGAGGTCACCGCCGCCATCAAGGACGAGGCGAGGAAGCAGCTCGCCGCCGAGGGCGCGGCCAAGCTGTCGCTGCGCGCCGTCGCGCGCGAGCTGGGCATGGTCTCCTCCGCCCTCTACCGCTACTTCCCCAGCCGGGACGAGCTGCTGACGGCCCTGATCGTGGACGCGTACGACGCCGTCGGCGAGGCCGCCGAGCGCGCCCACCGCACCGCCGCCGGGACGCCCGGCACCACCGGCACCGCCCGCTGGGTCGCCGTCGCCCTCGCCGTACGCGCGTGGGCGCTGGCCCACCCCCACGAGTACGCGCTCATCTACGGCTCGCCCGTGCCCGGCTACACGGCCCCGCAGGACACGGTCGGCCCCGCCGCGCGCGTCGGCATGGTGCTCATCGCCGTGGTCGAGGACGCCTACCGCGACGAGGACCGGGAGCTCCCGCCGCTCCCCGACGAACTGCGCCCGGAGGCCGAACGCATCGCCGCCGATGTGGCCCCCGGTCTGGCGCCGGAGGTGGCCGCCCCGCTGGTCGCCGCCTGGTCGCAGCTGTTCGGCCTGGTCTCCTTCGAGGTGTTCGGCCAGTTCCACAAGGTGGTGGAGGCCCGCGAGGTCTTCTTCCGCCGGGCCGTCACGGAGCTGGCCCGCACGGTGGGCCTCACGACCAGGTGA
- a CDS encoding MFS transporter, whose translation MPQLNKLRTALPGGPGGNTAPLSSARLRTALTVFFALDGFLFAGWVVRIPAIKQQTGASAATLGLALLGVSAGAVVTMTLTGRLCRRFGSHAVTVACAVLLSLGIALPAQTHSALSLGLVLLVFGAAYGGMNVAMNSAAVDLVSALRRPVMPGFHAAFSLGGMLGAGLGGLVAGGLSPALHLFILTGIGLLVTAVAGPALLRHPAPRLPETADTPGHSGARLSGRARRVVLLFGVIALCTAYGEGALADWGALHLEQDLHARPGVAAAGYSLFALAMTAGRLSGTALLERLGQTRTLVAGGATAAAGMLLGALAPTAWLALLGFAVTGLGLANIFPVAVGRAGELAGPGGVAAASTLGYGGMLLGPPAIGFLADWFSLPVALTTVAVLAGAAAVLGYGARGAAARAR comes from the coding sequence GTGCCGCAACTAAACAAACTGCGGACGGCACTACCGGGGGGACCGGGCGGCAACACCGCCCCGCTCTCGTCGGCCCGTCTCCGTACCGCGCTGACCGTGTTCTTCGCCCTCGACGGCTTCCTCTTCGCCGGCTGGGTGGTCCGCATCCCGGCCATCAAGCAGCAGACCGGCGCCTCGGCCGCCACCCTCGGCCTCGCTCTCCTCGGTGTCTCAGCCGGTGCCGTGGTCACCATGACGCTCACCGGCCGGCTCTGCCGCCGGTTCGGCAGCCACGCGGTGACCGTGGCCTGCGCCGTGCTGCTCTCCCTCGGCATCGCGCTGCCCGCCCAGACGCACTCGGCGCTCTCGCTGGGGCTGGTGCTGCTGGTCTTCGGCGCCGCCTACGGCGGGATGAACGTGGCGATGAACAGTGCGGCGGTGGACCTGGTATCCGCGCTGCGCCGGCCCGTGATGCCCGGCTTCCACGCCGCGTTCAGCCTCGGCGGGATGCTCGGCGCGGGGCTCGGCGGCCTCGTCGCGGGCGGTCTCTCGCCCGCCCTGCACCTCTTCATCCTGACCGGAATCGGACTGCTCGTCACCGCCGTCGCGGGCCCGGCCCTGCTGCGGCACCCGGCGCCCCGGCTGCCGGAGACCGCGGACACCCCCGGACACTCCGGCGCCCGGCTGTCCGGGCGGGCCCGGAGAGTGGTGCTGCTGTTCGGCGTGATCGCGCTGTGCACCGCGTACGGGGAAGGCGCCCTGGCCGACTGGGGAGCCCTGCACCTGGAGCAGGACCTGCACGCCCGTCCCGGTGTGGCCGCCGCCGGATACTCGCTGTTCGCGCTGGCCATGACGGCGGGCCGGCTCAGCGGCACGGCCCTGCTGGAACGGCTCGGGCAGACCCGCACCCTGGTGGCGGGCGGCGCCACCGCGGCGGCCGGAATGCTGCTGGGCGCGCTCGCCCCGACCGCCTGGCTCGCGCTGCTCGGCTTCGCCGTCACCGGACTCGGCCTGGCGAACATCTTCCCGGTGGCGGTCGGCCGGGCCGGTGAGCTGGCGGGCCCCGGCGGGGTCGCGGCGGCCTCGACGCTCGGCTACGGGGGCATGCTGCTCGGGCCGCCCGCGATCGGCTTCCTGGCCGACTGGTTCTCACTGCCGGTGGCCCTGACCACGGTGGCGGTGCTGGCCGGCGCGGCGGCGGTCCTGGGGTACGGGGCCCGCGGGGCGGCGGCGCGGGCCCGATGA
- a CDS encoding maleylpyruvate isomerase family mycothiol-dependent enzyme, translating into MKTTEHIETLAAEGRLLADAADGAGLGAPVPTCPDWRVRDLLRHTAMVRTWAAALVREGRASYMPDAGEPELDGPELSAHFRACHRHLVEALGSAPQDLECWTFLPAPSPLAFWSRRQAHETTIHRVDAESARGGALSPISAAHALDGVDELLLGMHTRPRSRVRTESPRTLRVRATDTGTVWTVRLSAEPLSTVREEAPGPGGDADCELSGPVATLYLALWNRLPLTDLAVTGDEELGRLWRDNSAITWS; encoded by the coding sequence ATGAAAACCACGGAGCACATAGAGACCCTGGCCGCCGAGGGCCGCCTGCTGGCGGACGCGGCGGACGGGGCGGGGCTCGGAGCGCCGGTGCCCACCTGTCCCGACTGGCGGGTGCGCGATCTGCTCCGGCACACCGCGATGGTGCGCACCTGGGCCGCCGCCCTGGTGCGCGAGGGGCGCGCCTCGTACATGCCCGACGCCGGCGAGCCGGAACTGGACGGGCCGGAGCTGTCGGCCCACTTCCGGGCCTGCCACCGGCATCTGGTGGAGGCGCTGGGCAGCGCGCCGCAGGATCTGGAGTGCTGGACCTTCCTGCCCGCCCCCTCGCCGCTCGCCTTCTGGTCCCGCCGCCAGGCGCACGAGACGACGATCCACCGGGTGGACGCCGAGTCCGCGCGCGGCGGCGCCCTCTCTCCCATCTCCGCGGCCCACGCGCTGGACGGGGTCGACGAGTTGCTGCTCGGCATGCACACCAGGCCCAGGAGCCGGGTGCGCACCGAGTCCCCGCGCACGCTGCGGGTGCGGGCGACGGACACGGGCACCGTGTGGACCGTACGGCTGTCCGCCGAGCCGCTGTCCACGGTGCGCGAGGAGGCGCCCGGCCCCGGGGGCGACGCGGACTGCGAGCTGAGCGGCCCGGTCGCGACGCTCTACCTGGCGCTGTGGAACCGGCTCCCGCTGACGGACCTCGCGGTGACGGGGGACGAAGAGCTGGGCCGGCTCTGGCGCGACAACTCCGCGATCACCTGGTCGTGA